One segment of Anopheles stephensi strain Indian chromosome 3, UCI_ANSTEP_V1.0, whole genome shotgun sequence DNA contains the following:
- the LOC118513385 gene encoding protein outspread isoform X4 yields MGSRNIECRKFSPNIFNKSKCTHCFRQREEHSAAALECNRATRKVSKRGYLFVAPWDWDFSNPVYRTKRWQRRWFVLYDDGELTYSVDEHPETIPQAIIDMTKVLEVTTADSITSHPHSIAITAPDRVTFVKGTCPEESKWWFNVLVAFPKSKGRHKRNATFPGGQATTILQAQSEPDDIDSGIDSHIEPGAASKCLLLDGGGTDLRSRDDLKLKDIANTITNVNRWSSPCITDSLSLTADHHEKPTSPRDENTIPPQYTNGGTGGGGGINGGGSGGGGGGGGGTGGGSVGGTPLQMRPHSLTIPSSAPAIVSAIVKKIPTSMVGGKGGGQGAPPLGPLHLPPPASNSSPKLKPSQTHERGDPDGDCGMDDAPASYLGKNSEHRGPDADLLQAKKGWLLKQDGRVGEWSKHWFTLRGAALFYYRDPVAEEKGVLDGVLDVNSITSIAEVPVNKGYGFQLTTWDNHRIVLSAVTINVRNNWINVLKNAAGLPPTKATLELSNQNDDNFKTLPDKSPPTPTTPSALELELIADTIEHKPKLKRSKLLEKNNNHNGTNGHLLIEGVVPLAASPGAGEDVVDKVPKDVIVHLTAARAIGEPTGGTGDSTTTNSSNSSNTSSSCNQPQPKHPVVQSPVTPLTPKSLLFSSDEEYRTASEGGRRDSVGDWGSPVSPSPPSVPLSSPAMRTKDRLRTNPPLSAQSQQRLHKRSRSSPPSSRRSTIESVQSEVLSLQSVPVQKPINTVQEEEGTGLEKELQLRLQAAEKELAMLREETHEREARMSELLTTLERTEQELTRKRELEENREKLMVQLQDSRAAGQEIIDRITHELSKSRDTTKELEERLARGIEENESLYRRLQECGIAAPASPASSLCSLAVTRSGRIKRMDSFSDLTCLTAIDPTQLDHDMLADEYRELRARFERAVSELKAMKRELKDAHGLYDELEIGYATLRKELDRQATEHDAQSRMMADRIQDMTNKYTAAEKQVRLLKQKAIRSEKRRSLSLKGKESLSIQKELEEKVSELESKIDALESGNVLPVAKATVELSTPEVAQPATRRSSATRLRRKSLDSASISAQPMQVLLRLNNLEKRVENVQPVVPVKPEVSECETASTSSSSTKQVPEHLLDRLKSLEGVVVSVRELIDQSAQQFQSLRSSRSRRSVSPAADRKDSYKFIERCLTEVSKLLRESCDNCVVPVDGAGYGNVIVLPESNPIKLALNQLEAQLKSKLADLLKQRRMLRETNGLTQRKDMELLAERIAFESVCFGRLRHALERAENLQEFEERQTKVEVCETIQLMSMLKAKLSGKCVVRPSSSADVLASVLARKLMLSAGRTSTIRSLSFPPIGTALLDDLLRQQNEVHLIAKRYKTTIMENLAYGLAAETLSYIASSHETVQGAVQEAWRQAQEAVNAELVQSEIAHIMMRNAQRYESSLAPAFGYALSTQERITFETFADAVHEALRREMDAAVRQLTECYEETLEKMKRGQWRLHLEQERKPSEGRQLLAEFADIIAHKALIDARVQVLKGDYVPNRQKLAQPDTCESSERVFSVAALKQYENLYTDLTADLEVANADDILAEADFNFMYKYFASEHSLNKAEVKEVSAILNELEKSVVALQASLHPENGNVTAANAIDVDSLRSIHTRCVEIQQRIDSLISAAKQLQSRSEQCGRLQDRLKQLTEEHERELGTIRQQHEQKLTTLQRRIDEQQQRIQAIDGERAELLERLNNERNLLKQKEKELHDLSVRLTRLDAASNEKDKEIEDLLDSYDQECKKARSLKDRCEELADSCRKTAAEYAELEKERDYLYEQMRKEQDHVKKLEKHLELLEAEHAQQVDNLHAAYREQQMANELDSQKDKDDEDSLRSRYQAEIEQLRALCEKGLAAMEASHKRIIHDLEEKHQQEIAKLILEKEQALAEETQATLAALDAMKKAHQNEVQREVTRFKQEFLKQFQKGGQPPQTYREKEQELEDVRQEILSLSEKYSMKCVETAALEEKLRNATQQLKCSQQHIQQLDVRNKQLRAHFVSNQPEETTSAPPTSSVVTPKDTNLFTSSTQQPESSPRAATTAKRTSAVGTGTGSSSTAPMVMAVVPASASIEPGSSLELLDLRECQHLLNNKKESHPRLKFTEGAKLGVAPIFSTSSSSLGTTTPTPTTTPTANESVNLASSTNNNRAKVLSSKQLNMNLISGGAGPPTPHPVSLTLPLIASATFKHSNLHRNQPAGGGGNGSNGTANHLINLNNNNNNNNNNNHLHNNNNNNNVSSLNNNNNNNNDNDNMHELKPSTKLCSPPPLDERDVEQQIHRFELEI; encoded by the exons GTGAGCCAGACGACATTGATTCTGGAATCGATTCGCACATCGAGCCCGGTGCAG CATCCAAATGTTTACTACTGGACGGTGGTGGCACGGACCTGCGCTCGCGGGATGACCTAAAGCTGAAGGATATCGCCAACACGATCACGAACGTGAACCGCTGGAGCAGCCCCTGCATCACGGACAGCCTGTCACTCACGGCGGACCACCACGAAAAGCCGACGAGCCCGCGGGACGAAAACACGATCCCACCGCAGTACACCAATGGCGGCACCGGTGGAGGAGGTGGCATCAATGGTGGTGGAAGTGGCGGTGGAGGAGGCGGAGGAGGAGGGACAGGTGGTGGCAGTGTCGGTGGTACCCCGTTACAGATGCGACCACACTCGCTCACCATACCGTCCAGTGCGCCCGCGATCGTGTCGGCCATCGTGAAGAAAATTCCAACGTCGATGGTCGGTGGCAAGGGTGGAGGACAGGGCGCACCACCGCTCGGACCGCTACACCTGCCACCGCCAGCCAGCAACTCTAGTCCGAAGCTGAAGCCTAGTCAAACGCATGAGCGCGGCGATCCGGACGGTGACTGCGGTATGGACGATGCGCCGGCCAGCTATCTGGGCAAAAACTCGGAACATCGCGGCCCGGACGCGGACCTGCTGCAGGCGAAGAAGGGCTGGCTGCTGAAGCAGGACGGACGGGTCGGTGAGTGGAGCAAGCACTGGTTTACGCTGCGTGGTGCCGCGTTGTTCTACTACCGTGATCCGGTCGCGGAAGAGAAGGGCGTGCTGGACGGTGTGCTGGATGTGAACAGCATCACCAGCATTGCCGAGGTGCCTGTCAACAAGGGATACGGCTTTCAGCTGACG ACCTGGGACAACCACCGGATCGTGCTGTCCGCTGTAACGATCAACGTGCGCAACAACTGGATCAACGTGCTGAAGAACGCGGCCGGACTTCCACCGACGAAGGCCACCCTCGAGCTAAGCAATCAAAACGACGACAACTTCAAAACGTTACCGGACAAATCTCCCCCCACGCCGACCACACCCagtgcgctcgagctcgagctGATCGCCGATACGATCGAGCACAAGCCGAAGCTGAAGCGGAGCAAACTGCTCGAAaagaacaacaaccacaacggCACCAACGGCCACCTGTTGATCGAGGGCGTTGTGCCGCTGGCGGCTAGTCCGGGCGCCGGTGAGGATGTCGTGGATAAGGTGCCGAAGGACGTGATCGTGCATCTGACGGCGGCCCGTGCGATCGGTGAGCCGACCGGCGGTACCGGGGACAGTACCACCACCAATAGCAGTAATAGCAGTAACACTAGCAGTAGTTGTAATCAGCCTCAACCAAAGCATCCGGTGGTGCAGTCGCCCGTCACGCCGCTCACACCCAAATCGCTGCTGTTCTCGTCGGACGAGGAGTACCGGACCGCGTCGGAAGGTGGCCGGCGGGACAGTGTGGGCGACTGGggatcaccggtctcaccttCGCCCCCGTCGGTGCCGCTCAGCAGTCCGGCAATGCGTACCAAAGATAGGTTAAGAACGAACCCGCCGCTATCGGCCCAAAGTCAGCAACGGTTGCACAAGCGCAGTCGCTCGTCGCCTCCCAGCTCACGGCGCAGCACCATCGAAAGCGTGCAGTCGGAGGTCCTCTCCCTGCAATCGGTTCCGGTGCAGAAGCCGATCAATACGGTGCAGGAGGAGGAAGGTACGGGCTTGGAAAAGGAGCTCCAGCTACGATTGCAGGCGGCTGAAAAGGAGCTGGCGATGTTGCGCGAGGAGACCCACGAGCGGGAAGCTCGGATGTCAGAACTGCTTACGACGCTCGAGCGTACCGAGCAGGAGCTGACCCGCAAACGTGAGCTGGAAGAGAACCGCGAAAAGCTAATGGTGCAGCTGCAGGACAGTCGAGCCGCTGGACAGGAAATCATTGACCGAATCACACACGAGCTTTCGAAGAGCCGTGACACAACGAAGGAACTCGAAGAACGACTTGCCCGTGGAATCGAAGAGAATGAATCCCTCTACCGACGGCTGCAGGAGTGCGGTATCGCAGCACCCGCCAGTCCAGCCTCAAGCCTTTGCAGCTTGGCAGTGACACGCAGCGGCCGTATCAAGCGCATGGATTCGTTCAGCGATCTTACCTGCCTCACAGCGATCGACCCCACCCAGCTCGACCATGACATGCTGGCGGACGAGTACCGCGAACTGCGGGCCCGCTTCGAACGGGCCGTCAGCGAGCTGAAAGCGATGAAGCGCGAACTGAAGGATGCTCACGGGCTGTACGACGAGCTGGAGATCGGGTATGCCACCTTACGCAAGGAACTCGACCGGCAGGCGACCGAACACGACGCACAGTCACGCATGATGGCCGACCGCATCCAGGACATGACGAACAAGTATACGGCCGCGGAAAAGCAGGTTCGACTGCTGAAGCAGAAAGCGATCCGATCCGAGAAGCGCCGTTCGCTGTCACTCAAGGGCAAGGAATCGCTCTCCATCCAGAAAGAGCTGGAAGAGAAGGTGTCCGAGCTGGAGAGCAAAATCGATGCACTTGAAAGTGGCAACGTGCTACCGGTGGCCAAAGCGACCGTGGAACTGTCAACGCCGGAAGTCGCGCAACCCGCCACACGACGATCCTCGGCAACGAGGCTTCGCCGCAAAAGCCTCGACAGTGCTTCCATTTCGGCCCAACCGATGCAGGTTCTGCTGCGGCTAAACAATCTCGAAAAGCGTGTCGAAAACGTGCAACCAGTCGTGCCTGTGAAGCCGGAAGTTAGCGAGTGTGAAACGGCCAGTACATCTAGCTCGAGCACGAAACAGGTGCCGGAACATCTGTTGGATCGTCTCAAGAGCCTGGAAGGCGTTGTGGTGTCTGTGCGTGAACTGATCGATCAGAGTGCGCAACAGTTCCAGAGCCTTCGCTCCTCGCGATCCCGACGTTCCGTGTCACCCGCTGCCGATCGGAAGGATTCGTACAAATTTATCGAACGCTGCCTAACGGAGGTATCGAAGTTGTTGCGGGAGAGTTGCGACAACTGTGTCGTTCCGGTTGATGGTGCTGGGTACGGTAATGTGATCGTACTGCCGGAATCCAACCCGATCAAGCTAGCGCTCAACCAGCTCGAGGCACAGCTTAAGAGCAAGCTAGCGGATCTCCTTAAGCAGAGACGCATGTTGCGCGAAACGAACGGACTTACGCAGCGCAAGGACATGGAGCTTCTGGCCGAGCGGATCGCTTTCGAGAGCGTCTGCTTCGGGCGGTTGCGACACGCGCTGGAGCGGGCGGAAAATCTGCAAGAGTTTGAGGAGCGCCAAACGAAGGTCGAGGTGTGCGAAACCATCCAGCTGATGTCGATGCTCAAGGCTAAGCTGTCGGGCAAATGTGTGGTGCGACCGAGCAGTAGTGCGGACGTGTTGGCGAGCGTTCTGGCTCGCAAGTTGATGCTTTCGGCCGGTCGCACGAGCACGATTCGATCGCTTTCCTTCCCGCCGATCGGTACCGCCCTGCTGGACGATCTGTTGCGACAGCAGAACGAGGTGCATCTGATCGCCAAGCGTTACAAAACGACCATCATGGAGAACCTCGCTTATGGGTTGGCTGCCGAAACGCTCAGCTATATCGCTTCCTCGCACGAAACCGTGCAAGGAGCGGTGCAGGAGGCTTGGCGCCAGGCACAGGAAGCGGTCAATGCTGAGCTGGTGCAGTCCGAGATCGCCCACATCATGATGCGGAATGCTCAGCGCTACGAAAGCTCTCTAGCGCCCGCCTTCGGCTATGCACTGTCCACCCAGGAGCGCATCACGTTCGAAACGTTTGCGGACGCCGTGCATGAGGCGCTTCGTCGCGAGATGGATGCAGCCGTACGACAGCTAACCGAATGTTACGAAGAAACCCTGGAGAAGATGAAACGTGGCCAGTGGCGGCTGCATCTAGAGCAGGAGCGAAAACCAAGCGAAGGACGCCAGCTGTTGGCAGAGTTTGCGGACATTATCGCTCACAAAGCACTGATCGATGCTCGCGTCCAGGTGCTCAAAGGGGACTACGTGCCGAATCGACAAAAGCTAGCACAACCGGACACGTGCGAATCGTCCGAGCGTGTGTTCAGTGTGGCTGCCCTGAAGCAGTACGAGAACCTGTACACGGATCTGACGGCCGATCTGGAGGTGGCGAACGCTGACGACATCCTAGCCGAGGCAGACTTTAACTTCATGTACAAGTACTTCGCCAGCGAACACTCGCTGAACAAAGCCGAAGTGAAGGAAGTGTCCGCGATACTGAACGAGCTGGAGAAGTCGGTGGTCGCGCTGCAAGCTTCGTTGCACCCCGAGAACGGCAACGTTACCGCTGCCAATGCCATCGATGTGGACAGCTTGCGAAGCATTCACACACGGTGCGTGGAGATTCAGCAACGGATCGATTCGTTGATCAGTGCCGCCAAACAGCTACAGTCACGCAGCGAACAGTGTGGCCGGCTGCAGGATCGTCTCAAGCAACTGACCGAAGAGCACGAACGTGAGCTGGGAACGATTCGGCAGCAGCACGAGCAAAAGCTCACCACCCTGCAACGGCGCAttgacgagcagcagcagcgcattCAAGCGATCGACGGTGAGCGTGCGGAACTGCTCGAACGGCTCAACAACGAGCGCAATCTGTTGAAACAGAAGGAGAAAGAGCTGCACGATCTGTCCGTCCGCTTGACGCGCCTCGATGCGGCTAGCAACGAGAAGGATAAGGAGATTGAGGATCTGCTCGACAGCTACGACCAGGAGTGCAAGAAGGCACGATCGTTGAAGGATCGCTGCGAAGAGTTGGCGGACAGCTGCCGCAAAACGGCCGCCGAGTATgccgagctggagaaggagcGTGACTATCTGTACGAGCAGATGCGCAAAGAGCAGGACCACGTGAAGAAGCTGGAGAAGCATCTGGAGCTGCTGGAGGCGGAACATGCGCAGCAGGTGGACAATCTGCACGCAGCCTACCGGGAGCAGCAGATGGCAAACGAGCTGGACTCGCAGAAGGACAAGGACGATGAGGACAGTTTGCGATCGCGCTACCAGGCCGAAATCGAGCAGTTACGG GCACTCTGTGAGAAGGGACTGGCAGCGATGGAAGCTTCGCACAAGCGCATCATCCACGATCTGGAGGAAAAGCACCAGCAGGAGATCGCTAAGCTCATTCTGGAGAAGGAACAGGCGCTGGCCGAAGAAACACAG GCAACGCTGGCAGCACTCGACGCCATGAAGAAAGCTCACCAGAATGAGGTGCAGCGGGAGGTGACGCGCTTCAAGCAGGAGTTCCTCAAGCAGTTCCAGAAGGGTGGTCAACCGCCCCAAACGTACCGCGAGAAGGA ACAAGAGCTGGAAGATGTGCGGCAGGAGATCCTGTCCCTCTCGGAGAAGTACTCGATGAAGTGCGTCGAGACGGCCGCGCTCGAGGAAAAGCTTCGTAATGCGACGCAACAGCTAAAGTGTTCTCAGCAGCACATCCAGCAGCTTGATGTCAG AAACAAGCAACTGCGAGCCCACTTTGTCTCAAACCAGCCGGAAGAAACGACTTCCGCACCACCGACCAGCAGTGTCGTAACGCCAAAGGATACCAACCTGTTCACCAGCAGCACG CAGCAACCAGAAAGTTCACCACGGGCGGCCACCACGGCTAAACGGACATCGGCGGTAGGCACCGGAACGGGATCGTCTAGCACGGCGCCGATGGTGATGGCCGTAGTACCAGCGTCCGCGTCGATCGAGCCCGGCAGTTCGCTCGAGCTGCTCGATCTGCGCGAGTGCCAGCACCTATTGAACAATAAGAAAGAATCACATCCACGGTTGAAGTTCACCGAAG GAGCCAAACTAGGTGTAGCACCGATCTTCTCTACCTCCAGCTCGTCGCTCGgcaccaccacccccacccccaccaccactcCCACCGCCAACGAATCCGTCAATCTGGCgagcagcaccaacaacaaccgcGCCAAAGTACTCAGCTCGAAGCAGCTCAACATGAACCTGATCAGTGGCGGTGCCGGACCTCCGACACCCCACCCAGTGTCCCTCACGCTACCACTGATCGCTAGTGCCACGTTCAAGCACAGCAATCTGCACCGAAACCAGCcggccggtggcggtggcaaTGGCAGTAATGGCACGGCGAACCATCTCATTAAtcttaacaacaacaacaacaacaacaacaacaacaatcacttacataacaacaacaacaacaacaacgtcagtagtttaaataataataataataataataatgataacgACAACATGCACGAGCTTAAGCCATCGACCAAACTTTGTTCGCCCCCTCCCTTAGATGAGAGGGACGTTGAACAGCAAATTCATCGATTCGAGTTGGAAATCTAA